One genomic segment of Manis pentadactyla isolate mManPen7 chromosome 1, mManPen7.hap1, whole genome shotgun sequence includes these proteins:
- the MAB21L2 gene encoding protein mab-21-like 2, with protein MIAAQAKLVYQLNKYYTERCQARKAAIAKTIREVCKVVSDVLKEVEVQEPRFISSLSEIDARYEGLEVISPTEFEVVLYLNQMGVFNFVDDGSLPGCAVLKLSDGRKRSMSLWVEFITASGYLSARKIRSRFQTLVAQAVDKCSYRDVVKMIADTSEVKLRIRERYVVQITPAFKCTGIWPRSAAQWPMPHIPWPGPNRVAEVKAEGFNLLSKECYSLTGKQSSAESDAWVLQFGEAENRLLMGGCRNKCLSVLKTLRDRHLELPGQPLNNYHMKTLLLYECEKHPRETDWDEACLGDRLNGILLQLISCLQCRRCPHYFLPNLDLFQGKPHSALESAAKQTWRLAREILTNPKSLDKL; from the coding sequence ATGATCGCCGCTCAGGCCAAGCTGGTCTACCAGCTCAATAAATACTACACTGAGCGCTGCCAGGCGCGCAAGGCGGCCATCGCCAAGACCATCCGAGAGGTCTGTAAGGTGGTCTCGGACGTGCTAAAGGAAGTGGAGGTGCAAGAGCCTCGCTTCATCAGCTCCTTGAGCGAGATCGATGCCCGCTACGAGGGGCTGGAGGTCATCTCGCCCACAGAATTCGAGGTGGTGCTCTACCTAAACCAGATGGGCGTCTTCAACTTCGTGGACGACGGCTCGTTGCCTGGCTGCGCGGTGCTCAAACTGAGCGATGGTCGGAAGCGGAGCATGTCTCTCTGGGTCGAGTTCATCACAGCGTCCGGTTACCTTTCCGCTCGGAAGATCCGCTCGCGTTTCCAGACACTGGTAGCTCAGGCGGTGGACAAGTGCAGCTATCGGGATGTGGTCAAGATGATCGCCGACACCAGCGAGGTCAAGTTGCGCATCAGGGAGCGCTATGTGGTGCAAATCACTCCGGCGTTCAAGTGCACCGGTATCTGGCCTCGCAGTGCGGCACAGTGGCCTATGCCCCACATCCCCTGGCCCGGCCCCAACCGGGTGGCGGAGGTCAAGGCCGAAGGGTTCAATTTGCTCTCGAAGGAGTGCTACTCGCTAACCGGCAAGCAGAGCTCTGCGGAGAGCGATGCCTGGGTGCTGCAGTTCGGGGAGGCTGAGAACCGCCTGCTGATGGGCGGCTGCCGAAACAAGTGTCTCTCAGTGCTGAAGACGCTGCGGGACCGCCACCTGGAGCTGCCAGGCCAGCCGCTCAATAACTACCACATGAAGACGCTGCTGCTGTACGAGTGCGAGAAACACCCGCGGGAAACGGACTGGGACGAGGCGTGCCTCGGCGACCGGCTCAACGGCATCCTGCTGCAGCTCATCTCCTGCCTGCAGTGCCGCCGCTGCCCTCACTACTTTCTGCCCAACCTCGACCTTTTCCAGGGCAAGCCCCATTCGGCCCTGGAGAGCGCTGCCAAGCAGACCTGGAGGTTGGCCAGGGAAATTCTCACCAATCCCAAAAGCCTGGACAAACTATAG